One segment of Xanthomonas oryzae pv. oryzae DNA contains the following:
- a CDS encoding electron transfer flavoprotein-ubiquinone oxidoreductase, giving the protein MSEAGVGAHASEAVERDVMEYDIVTVGAGPAGLSFAIRLKQLDPNISVCVIEKSSTIGAHILSGAVIEPGPLDALLPGWRNNPPPICVAATDDEFWFLGKDSARKFPVVPPGMRNHGNFIVSLGAMCAWLAPQAEALGVEIYPGFAAAETLHDESGQVVGVRIGDMGIAKDGTHKPGYTAGIDIRAKVTVLAEGARGHLTKRLLKRFDLTADSDPQGYSIGIKELWQVPEGRVTPGKIVHTIGWPADNRTYGGSFVYHLDNNQIALGYVSGLDYSDANYQPWEAFQQWKNHPMIKPLLAGGSILSAGARALVSGGWQSLPKVDMPGALLIGDTAGLLNVPKIKGTHQAIRSGMLAAEHLVQSQLAPRGFDAALRASDVMAELKQVRNIKPGFKKGLWFGLLNAAWETALKGASPWTLKNKPDWSALHKLGEYEQPERDYVTRDLAPRDRLQAVYFAATEHDEDQPVHLKVLDTDVCATRCVTEYDNPCTRFCPANVYEMVADTASPSGKRLQINAANCVHCKTCDIKDPYEIITWVTPEGGSGPNYQNL; this is encoded by the coding sequence ATGTCGGAAGCGGGAGTGGGCGCACACGCGTCAGAGGCGGTCGAGCGTGACGTCATGGAATACGACATCGTCACCGTCGGTGCCGGTCCGGCCGGGCTGTCGTTCGCGATCCGGCTCAAGCAGCTCGATCCGAACATCAGCGTCTGCGTGATCGAAAAATCCAGCACCATCGGCGCGCATATCCTGTCCGGTGCGGTGATCGAGCCCGGCCCGCTGGATGCGCTGCTGCCAGGCTGGCGCAACAACCCGCCGCCGATTTGCGTCGCGGCCACCGACGACGAATTCTGGTTCCTCGGCAAGGACAGCGCGCGCAAGTTCCCCGTGGTGCCGCCGGGCATGCGTAATCATGGCAACTTCATCGTCAGCCTGGGCGCGATGTGCGCCTGGCTGGCGCCGCAGGCCGAAGCGCTGGGCGTGGAGATCTACCCCGGCTTCGCCGCCGCCGAAACGCTGCACGACGAAAGCGGCCAGGTGGTGGGCGTGCGTATCGGCGATATGGGCATTGCAAAAGACGGTACGCACAAGCCCGGCTACACCGCCGGCATCGACATTCGCGCCAAGGTCACCGTGCTTGCCGAAGGCGCACGTGGCCACCTCACCAAGCGGTTGCTGAAGCGCTTCGACCTCACCGCCGACAGCGACCCACAAGGCTATTCAATCGGCATCAAGGAGTTGTGGCAGGTGCCCGAAGGCCGCGTCACGCCCGGCAAGATCGTGCACACCATCGGCTGGCCCGCCGACAACCGCACCTACGGCGGCAGCTTTGTGTATCACCTGGACAACAACCAGATCGCGCTCGGTTACGTGAGCGGGCTGGATTACAGCGACGCCAACTACCAGCCGTGGGAAGCCTTCCAGCAATGGAAGAACCACCCGATGATCAAGCCACTGCTGGCAGGCGGCAGCATTCTGTCTGCCGGCGCACGCGCACTGGTCAGCGGTGGCTGGCAATCGCTACCGAAGGTGGACATGCCCGGCGCCTTGCTCATCGGCGACACCGCCGGCCTGCTCAACGTGCCCAAGATCAAGGGCACCCACCAAGCCATCCGCAGCGGCATGCTGGCGGCCGAACACCTGGTGCAATCGCAGCTGGCCCCACGGGGATTCGATGCCGCATTGCGCGCCTCTGACGTCATGGCCGAGCTGAAGCAAGTCCGCAACATCAAGCCCGGTTTCAAGAAGGGCCTGTGGTTCGGCCTGCTCAATGCCGCCTGGGAAACCGCGCTCAAGGGCGCCTCGCCGTGGACGCTGAAGAACAAACCCGACTGGTCGGCGCTGCACAAACTCGGCGAGTACGAGCAACCCGAGCGCGACTACGTCACCCGCGACCTCGCACCGCGCGATCGCCTGCAAGCGGTGTATTTCGCCGCCACCGAGCACGATGAAGACCAGCCGGTACATCTGAAGGTACTGGACACCGATGTGTGCGCCACCCGCTGCGTGACCGAATACGACAACCCGTGCACGCGCTTCTGCCCGGCCAACGTCTACGAAATGGTCGCAGACACCGCCAGCCCCTCCGGCAAGCGCCTGCAGATCAACGCGGCCAATTGCGTGCACTGCAAGACCTGCGACATCAAGGACCCGTACGAAATCATCACCTGGGTCACACCGGAGGGTGGTTCGGGTCCGAACTACCAGAATCTGTGA
- a CDS encoding alpha-ketoglutarate-dependent dioxygenase AlkB family protein has protein sequence MKIRVALPGAEIDWWRGWLPHAQADALMQALLVQAHWQLHRIRMFGRMVDSPRLSSWIGDPEASYRYSGTRFSPQPWLEVLQPVRLRLEDETGHRFNSVLINRYRSGSDAMGWHSDDEPELGAQPLIASVSLGARRRFAFKHRDDASVKQALELGHGDLLLMGGQTQRHYRHALPRTAKPVGERINLTFRQVAGARVPAIRG, from the coding sequence ATGAAGATTCGGGTGGCATTGCCGGGGGCGGAGATCGACTGGTGGCGCGGTTGGCTGCCGCACGCGCAGGCCGATGCGCTGATGCAGGCGCTGCTTGTGCAGGCGCACTGGCAGCTGCACCGCATCCGAATGTTCGGGCGCATGGTGGATTCGCCGCGCTTGAGCAGTTGGATCGGCGATCCGGAGGCGAGTTATCGCTACTCGGGCACACGCTTCTCGCCACAGCCGTGGCTGGAGGTGCTGCAGCCAGTGCGTCTGCGCCTGGAGGACGAGACCGGTCACCGGTTCAACAGCGTGCTGATTAACCGCTACCGCAGTGGCAGTGATGCGATGGGCTGGCACAGCGACGACGAGCCGGAACTGGGCGCGCAGCCATTGATTGCCTCAGTGAGCCTGGGCGCGAGGCGACGTTTCGCATTCAAGCATCGCGACGATGCGTCGGTGAAGCAGGCGTTGGAACTGGGCCACGGCGATCTGTTGTTGATGGGCGGCCAGACCCAGCGCCACTACAGACACGCCCTGCCGCGCACCGCGAAGCCGGTTGGCGAGCGCATCAATCTGACCTTTCGTCAGGTCGCGGGTGCGCGTGTGCCAGCCATACGCGGCTAG
- a CDS encoding ABC-type transport auxiliary lipoprotein family protein, producing MTAMRLLRPLLCVSLLALGGCSVLTGGDQKPATIYSPTVRVSPNPAWPQVAWQLVVAKPSAARIIDSPRINVRPTPGELQVYQGVGWAQPATDMLEDNVVRAFEDSGKIAAVAHIGTGIRSDYKLAIDLRRFESDYASQSLPSATIEFNAKLLHSTDQRVVASRTFLVARPSTSTDTAAVAVAFEQALTQVTTELVGWTLTTGQQDSQHLPRSL from the coding sequence ATGACTGCCATGCGCCTGTTGCGTCCCTTGCTGTGCGTCTCGTTACTGGCGCTGGGCGGCTGCTCAGTCCTGACCGGCGGCGACCAGAAGCCGGCCACGATCTATTCGCCCACCGTGCGGGTCAGCCCGAATCCGGCATGGCCACAGGTGGCATGGCAGCTGGTGGTGGCCAAGCCCAGCGCCGCACGCATCATCGACAGCCCGCGCATCAATGTGCGCCCGACCCCTGGCGAATTGCAGGTCTATCAAGGCGTCGGCTGGGCGCAGCCAGCCACCGACATGCTGGAAGACAACGTGGTGCGCGCCTTTGAAGACTCTGGCAAGATCGCCGCGGTGGCCCATATCGGTACCGGCATCCGCTCCGATTACAAGCTGGCAATCGACCTGCGCCGCTTCGAATCCGATTACGCCAGCCAGTCGCTGCCGTCGGCAACGATCGAGTTCAATGCAAAACTGCTGCATTCGACCGATCAACGCGTGGTCGCCTCGCGCACCTTCCTGGTCGCACGCCCGTCCACCAGCACCGATACCGCCGCCGTCGCCGTCGCGTTCGAGCAGGCGCTGACCCAGGTCACCACCGAACTGGTCGGCTGGACGCTGACCACTGGGCAACAGGACAGCCAGCACTTGCCGCGGTCGTTGTAA
- a CDS encoding MlaD family protein produces METKANYVLIGAFTIVAGLALLLFGLWAAKYSSDRTWQQYRVVFREAVTGLSVGSPVQYNGIAVGSITELTLAPNDPRQVVALVRVNSTTPIKSDTRAKLAITSLTGPSIIQLSGGTPEAPALTTIDKSDAPIIQTTPSALQNITDTANRIVERMDQMLSDKNVASISATLQNLEKISGGIADHDDGMQALIVSARDAARNLDTTLTTTNGTIKRLDQNLVQQLPGILEKLDATLVKLDSAAGNADNILGENRAAINSFANDGLGQLGPTLTELRGLIRDLRRVSDKLDNNPARYLLGRDAPKEFEPK; encoded by the coding sequence ATGGAAACCAAAGCCAATTACGTCCTGATCGGCGCCTTCACCATCGTGGCCGGGCTGGCCCTGCTGCTGTTCGGTTTATGGGCCGCCAAGTACTCCTCCGACCGCACTTGGCAGCAGTACCGGGTGGTGTTCCGCGAGGCGGTGACCGGCCTGTCGGTCGGCAGCCCTGTGCAGTACAACGGCATCGCGGTCGGCTCGATCACCGAGCTGACCCTGGCGCCGAACGACCCACGCCAAGTGGTTGCGCTCGTGCGGGTCAATTCGACCACGCCGATCAAGAGCGACACCCGCGCCAAGCTGGCCATCACCAGCCTGACCGGCCCGTCGATCATCCAGCTCTCCGGAGGCACGCCCGAAGCGCCGGCGCTGACCACCATCGACAAGAGCGATGCGCCGATCATCCAGACCACGCCCTCGGCGCTGCAGAACATCACCGACACCGCCAACCGCATCGTCGAACGCATGGACCAGATGCTGTCGGACAAGAACGTGGCCAGCATTTCGGCCACGCTGCAGAACCTGGAAAAGATCAGCGGCGGCATCGCCGATCACGACGACGGCATGCAGGCGCTGATCGTCAGCGCACGCGACGCCGCGCGTAATCTGGACACCACCCTGACCACCACCAATGGCACCATCAAGCGGCTGGATCAGAACCTGGTGCAACAGCTGCCGGGCATTCTGGAAAAACTCGACGCCACCCTGGTCAAACTGGATTCTGCCGCCGGCAACGCCGACAACATCCTTGGCGAGAACCGCGCCGCCATCAATAGTTTTGCCAATGATGGGCTGGGTCAGCTCGGCCCCACACTGACCGAGTTGCGCGGCCTGATCCGCGATCTGCGCCGGGTCAGCGACAAACTGGACAACAACCCTGCGCGCTACCTGCTCGGCCGCGACGCACCCAAGGAGTTCGAACCGAAATGA
- a CDS encoding ABC transporter ATP-binding protein codes for MITPESPLAHPGPETDAHDDQLAISVRGLTNRFGRQTVHEDLDLDVRRGEILGVVGGSGTGKSVLMRSILGLREPDAGSIHVLGADARSGRFADRQHITRNTGVLFQDGALFSSMTVGENVQVPLKEHHGEFPERWYFELALLKIKLAGLPADALDKLPSQLSGGMRKRAGLARALALDPPLLFLDEPTAGLDPIGAAAFDRLIRTLQQALGLTVFLITHDLDTLYAICDRIAVLADRKVIANAPLSEVEQIDHPWIQDYFHGPRARAARAAKTDSTETA; via the coding sequence GTGATCACTCCCGAATCCCCACTGGCCCATCCCGGCCCGGAGACTGACGCCCACGACGATCAGTTGGCGATTTCCGTGCGCGGGCTGACCAACCGGTTCGGTCGCCAGACCGTGCACGAAGACCTGGATCTGGACGTGCGCCGCGGCGAGATTCTGGGCGTGGTCGGCGGTTCGGGCACGGGCAAATCGGTGTTGATGCGCAGCATCCTGGGCCTGCGCGAGCCGGATGCCGGCAGCATCCACGTGCTCGGTGCGGATGCACGCTCGGGCCGGTTCGCCGACCGCCAGCACATCACCCGCAATACCGGCGTGCTGTTCCAGGACGGGGCGCTGTTTTCATCGATGACCGTGGGCGAAAACGTGCAGGTGCCGTTGAAGGAACACCACGGGGAGTTCCCGGAGCGCTGGTATTTCGAGCTGGCGCTGCTGAAGATCAAGCTGGCCGGTTTGCCGGCCGATGCGCTGGACAAGCTGCCCTCGCAATTGTCCGGCGGCATGCGCAAGCGTGCCGGACTGGCACGTGCATTGGCGCTGGATCCGCCGCTGCTGTTCCTGGACGAACCCACCGCCGGGCTGGACCCGATCGGCGCGGCCGCCTTCGACCGCCTGATCCGCACCCTGCAGCAAGCCCTGGGCCTGACCGTGTTCCTGATCACCCACGACCTGGATACGCTGTACGCCATCTGCGACCGCATTGCGGTGCTGGCCGATCGCAAGGTGATCGCCAACGCGCCGCTGTCCGAGGTCGAGCAGATCGATCACCCCTGGATCCAGGACTATTTCCACGGTCCGCGCGCCCGCGCTGCGCGCGCGGCCAAGACCGACTCCACCGAGACCGCCTGA
- a CDS encoding MlaE family ABC transporter permease: MIKPQPPRIEQDSQDQAQLRLAGSWVLATALPQAELLQTVPDGVRRIDARGIQQLDSAGVLQLLRFASRIGLKEDAIDFRDEHQALVCTIEELNDERPKPKRDYGFVAALDRLGRATHRIGQDILELNSFLGENLVKIMRLIHEPRRFRLTSTVHHMEQVGLDAVPLVVLLSYLVGAVIAFLGSTILRDFGAEIYVVELVSIAFLREFAVLLTAIVLAGRTASAFTAQIGAMKSREEVDAIRTLGLDPIDLLVIPRLLALIFTLPLLTFIAMIAGLAGGVTVGAFDLDIPPQMYLARMHETIQLRHFLVGLSKAPLFALVIGLIGCLEGLKVSGTAQSVGERTTSSVVQTISLVIILDAIAALWFMKMGW, from the coding sequence ATGATCAAACCGCAACCTCCACGCATCGAACAAGACTCGCAGGATCAGGCGCAGCTCCGCCTCGCTGGCAGTTGGGTCCTGGCGACCGCCCTGCCCCAGGCAGAATTGCTACAGACCGTGCCCGACGGGGTGCGCCGCATCGACGCGCGCGGCATCCAGCAGCTGGATTCGGCAGGCGTGCTGCAGTTGCTGCGCTTTGCCAGCCGGATTGGACTGAAGGAAGACGCGATCGATTTCCGCGATGAGCATCAGGCGCTGGTGTGCACCATCGAGGAGCTCAACGACGAGCGCCCCAAGCCCAAACGCGATTACGGCTTCGTCGCTGCGCTCGACCGCCTGGGTCGGGCCACCCACCGCATCGGCCAGGACATCCTGGAGTTGAACAGTTTTCTGGGCGAAAACCTGGTCAAGATCATGCGGCTGATCCACGAGCCGCGCCGTTTCCGGCTCACCTCCACCGTGCACCACATGGAGCAGGTGGGCCTGGATGCGGTGCCGCTGGTGGTGCTGCTGTCGTACCTGGTGGGCGCGGTGATCGCGTTCCTGGGCTCGACCATCCTGCGCGACTTCGGCGCGGAAATTTACGTGGTGGAGCTGGTCAGCATCGCCTTCCTGCGCGAATTCGCCGTGCTGCTCACCGCCATCGTGCTGGCCGGGCGCACCGCCAGCGCGTTTACCGCGCAGATCGGTGCGATGAAGTCGCGCGAAGAGGTCGATGCCATCCGCACCCTGGGCCTGGACCCGATCGACCTGCTGGTGATTCCGCGCCTGCTCGCGCTGATCTTCACCCTGCCGCTGCTGACCTTCATCGCGATGATCGCCGGCCTGGCCGGTGGCGTCACCGTGGGTGCGTTCGACCTGGATATCCCGCCGCAGATGTACCTGGCGCGCATGCACGAGACCATCCAGCTGAGGCATTTCCTGGTCGGGCTCTCGAAAGCACCGTTGTTTGCGCTGGTGATCGGCCTGATCGGCTGCCTGGAAGGCTTGAAGGTCAGCGGCACCGCGCAATCGGTGGGCGAACGCACCACCTCCTCGGTGGTGCAGACGATTTCCTTGGTCATCATCCTCGACGCGATTGCGGCGTTGTGGTTCATGAAGATGGGGTGGTGA
- a CDS encoding threonine/serine ThrE exporter family protein, with amino-acid sequence MSAATVVLPSASATYAQRVAFVSEIACRLHSYGTTAQRLEAALVGLSQKLGLDCEPWSNPTGIILSFSDPTKAIGSSDITRVIRLAPGEIDLYKLSLADYVADSVANGRMSIAQGHTALRRLDREVGRRGKAMQVLAFGLAAASVAGLWKLPWLDIATAGAIGMSIGLLTQYTDKRAATKEAGEALAGLLAGVVASLVASLLGPLNLNTVIIASLVVLLPGMSLTNAFNELASQHWVSGTARLAGAVTTVLKLTVGAVIAVTLTQLVGLNPQVAALRPQAGWVELASLVVAAYAFAVLFKANRRDYLWIMAAAMLSYVIARCAGHAWGGPVGVFASAMTLTAAGNLFGRVVHKPGAMIRLPGIIMLVPGGVSLRGFLTLVQQQDVSVGQAALLAVTNIVMALMAGLLFGNLLIPARKNL; translated from the coding sequence ATGTCCGCTGCCACCGTTGTCCTCCCGTCCGCCAGCGCCACCTACGCCCAGCGCGTCGCCTTCGTGTCCGAAATCGCCTGTCGCCTGCATTCCTATGGCACCACCGCGCAGCGGCTGGAGGCGGCGTTGGTCGGGCTCTCGCAGAAGCTGGGCCTGGACTGCGAGCCGTGGTCCAACCCCACCGGCATCATCCTGAGCTTCAGCGACCCGACCAAGGCGATCGGTTCCAGCGACATCACCCGGGTGATTCGCCTGGCCCCGGGCGAGATCGATCTGTACAAGCTCAGCTTGGCCGACTACGTGGCAGACAGTGTGGCCAACGGGCGCATGAGCATTGCGCAGGGCCACACCGCATTGCGCCGGCTGGACCGTGAAGTGGGCCGGCGCGGCAAGGCCATGCAGGTGCTGGCCTTCGGGCTGGCCGCAGCGAGCGTGGCCGGGCTGTGGAAGCTGCCATGGCTGGATATCGCCACGGCGGGAGCGATCGGCATGTCGATTGGCCTGCTCACCCAGTACACCGACAAACGTGCTGCCACCAAGGAAGCCGGCGAAGCGCTGGCCGGCCTGCTGGCCGGGGTGGTGGCGTCGCTGGTGGCCTCGTTATTGGGGCCGTTGAATCTCAATACGGTGATCATCGCCTCGCTGGTGGTGCTGCTGCCAGGGATGTCGCTGACCAATGCCTTCAACGAGCTGGCCAGCCAGCACTGGGTTTCCGGCACGGCGCGCCTGGCCGGTGCCGTCACCACGGTGCTTAAGCTGACGGTGGGGGCGGTCATCGCGGTGACGCTGACGCAGTTGGTTGGCCTGAATCCCCAGGTGGCCGCGTTGCGGCCGCAGGCCGGTTGGGTGGAATTGGCGTCGTTAGTGGTGGCCGCTTATGCGTTTGCGGTGCTGTTCAAAGCCAATCGACGCGATTATTTATGGATCATGGCGGCGGCCATGCTCAGCTATGTCATTGCGCGTTGTGCTGGGCATGCCTGGGGCGGCCCTGTCGGGGTATTCGCCTCGGCCATGACATTGACCGCTGCGGGAAATCTTTTCGGGCGCGTGGTCCACAAACCTGGTGCGATGATCCGTTTGCCCGGCATCATCATGCTGGTTCCAGGGGGCGTCAGTTTGCGTGGCTTTTTGACCCTGGTGCAGCAACAGGATGTCAGCGTGGGACAAGCGGCACTATTGGCAGTGACCAATATCGTGATGGCATTGATGGCCGGATTGCTGTTCGGCAATCTGCTGATTCCGGCGCGCAAGAATTTATGA
- a CDS encoding H-NS family nucleoid-associated regulatory protein — translation MSIDLSRLSAKQLAALIKNAKKQQTLVAERAPIAKVRTQLTRAAKAQGYSIEELFGASATAGPGRPAGAAKPGPRAGRKLGKVPPKYRNPANAQETWTGRGKQPRWLAELTAAGKKVEDFLISKVGGVKKATAKKASARKAVTKRATRKSKAG, via the coding sequence ATGTCGATCGATCTTAGTCGCCTGTCGGCCAAGCAGTTGGCTGCCCTGATCAAAAATGCAAAGAAGCAGCAGACCTTGGTTGCCGAGCGCGCGCCGATCGCCAAGGTCCGCACGCAACTGACCCGCGCTGCAAAAGCGCAGGGTTATTCCATTGAAGAATTGTTTGGCGCTTCCGCCACTGCTGGCCCGGGCCGTCCGGCTGGTGCCGCCAAGCCGGGCCCGCGTGCCGGCCGCAAGCTGGGCAAGGTGCCGCCGAAGTATCGCAACCCCGCCAACGCCCAGGAAACCTGGACTGGCCGTGGCAAGCAGCCGCGCTGGCTGGCAGAGCTGACCGCCGCTGGCAAGAAAGTCGAAGACTTTCTGATCAGCAAGGTCGGCGGTGTGAAGAAGGCAACGGCCAAGAAGGCCTCGGCGCGTAAAGCCGTCACCAAGCGCGCCACCAGGAAGTCCAAGGCTGGTTGA
- a CDS encoding proline--tRNA ligase, with protein MRLSQFHLHTTKETPADAELVSHRLMLRAGMIRKLASGLYTWSPLGLRVLRKVEAIVREEMDRAGAVEVLFPTIQPRELWDATGRWEKFGGQLLKIKDRKEQEFCYSPTAEEAAAEFARQEINSYKQLPLNFYQIQTKFRDEIRPRFGVMRAREFLMKDAYSFHLTDADMAREYDNMRAAYTRIFTRLGLDFRAVQADSGAIGGDASQEFHVIADSGEDSLAFSTGSDYAANVETASAALPAPRAAASEAMQQVATPTQKTCEDVAQLLGIALQRTVKSVAVMTEAGFVLALVRGDHAVNEIKLAKVPGLAGYRLANETEIRAHLGCEPGFLGPVNTARPVRVVADRDVAALADFVVGANVSGAHLVGVNWGRDLPEPETVADVRNVVEGERAADGGELRLARGIEVGHVFQLGSQYAQALQATVIDEGGKVAVMKMGCYGIGISRIVAAAIEQNHDDAGIIWPAPMAPWQVVVCVINPKQDAQVVSAAQALLDELIAAGLDAALDDRGLRPGAMFADMELLGIPHRVVVSERGLAAGTFEYRARTAAAAENLDKAGLFSRLGR; from the coding sequence ATGCGTCTTTCCCAGTTCCACCTGCACACCACCAAGGAAACCCCGGCCGACGCCGAGCTGGTCAGCCACCGCCTGATGTTGCGCGCGGGCATGATCCGCAAGCTGGCCTCCGGGCTGTACACCTGGTCGCCGCTGGGCCTGCGCGTGCTGCGCAAGGTCGAGGCCATCGTGCGCGAAGAGATGGACCGCGCCGGCGCGGTGGAAGTGCTGTTCCCCACCATCCAGCCGCGCGAGCTGTGGGACGCCACCGGCCGCTGGGAGAAGTTCGGCGGGCAATTGCTCAAGATCAAGGACCGCAAGGAGCAGGAGTTCTGCTATAGCCCCACCGCCGAAGAAGCGGCGGCCGAGTTCGCACGCCAGGAAATCAATAGCTACAAGCAGCTGCCGCTGAATTTCTATCAGATCCAGACCAAGTTCCGCGATGAAATCCGCCCGCGCTTCGGCGTGATGCGTGCGCGCGAATTCCTGATGAAGGACGCGTACTCGTTCCATCTCACCGATGCGGACATGGCGCGCGAGTACGACAACATGCGCGCCGCCTACACCCGCATCTTCACCCGCCTGGGGCTGGATTTCCGCGCCGTGCAGGCCGACTCGGGCGCCATCGGCGGCGATGCCTCGCAGGAATTCCACGTCATCGCCGACTCCGGCGAAGACTCGCTGGCGTTCTCCACCGGCTCCGATTACGCCGCCAACGTGGAAACCGCCAGTGCCGCATTGCCTGCTCCGCGCGCCGCTGCAAGCGAAGCGATGCAGCAGGTGGCAACGCCCACCCAGAAAACCTGTGAGGACGTTGCCCAGTTGCTCGGCATCGCGCTGCAGCGCACGGTCAAGTCGGTGGCGGTGATGACCGAGGCCGGCTTCGTGCTGGCACTGGTGCGTGGCGACCATGCGGTCAACGAGATCAAGTTGGCCAAGGTGCCCGGACTGGCCGGCTACCGCCTGGCCAATGAGACCGAAATCCGCGCGCACCTTGGCTGCGAGCCGGGCTTCCTGGGCCCGGTGAACACCGCGCGCCCGGTACGCGTGGTGGCCGACCGCGATGTCGCGGCACTGGCCGATTTCGTGGTCGGCGCCAATGTGTCCGGCGCGCATCTGGTCGGCGTCAACTGGGGCCGCGATCTGCCCGAACCGGAAACGGTGGCCGATGTGCGCAACGTGGTCGAAGGCGAGCGCGCGGCCGATGGCGGCGAACTGCGTCTGGCCCGTGGCATTGAAGTGGGACACGTGTTCCAGCTCGGCAGCCAGTATGCGCAGGCACTACAAGCCACCGTCATCGACGAGGGCGGCAAGGTGGCGGTGATGAAAATGGGCTGCTACGGCATCGGTATTTCGCGCATCGTGGCCGCGGCAATCGAACAGAACCATGACGATGCCGGCATCATCTGGCCCGCGCCGATGGCGCCGTGGCAAGTGGTGGTGTGCGTGATCAATCCCAAGCAGGACGCACAGGTGGTTTCCGCCGCTCAGGCCTTGCTGGACGAATTGATTGCCGCTGGCCTGGATGCAGCGCTGGACGACCGCGGCTTGCGTCCGGGTGCGATGTTTGCCGATATGGAACTACTGGGTATTCCGCATCGCGTGGTGGTTTCGGAACGCGGATTGGCGGCCGGCACATTTGAATATCGCGCCCGCACCGCCGCTGCAGCCGAAAACCTGGATAAAGCCGGATTATTCTCCCGCCTGGGACGTTGA
- a CDS encoding DUF4124 domain-containing protein, protein MQLSSGLCALLMLVSAAAGATDIYKWKDAKGVTHYTETPPPTGQRYEARQIDARSGTAAVAAAPTAAPESADCLTARRNLELLSGKGDVSMAAGADGKPGAVLDQETRATQRNLADAAVKAYCKPAATGGPATQ, encoded by the coding sequence ATGCAACTGTCGTCCGGGCTTTGCGCCCTGTTGATGCTGGTCAGTGCCGCCGCCGGCGCGACTGATATCTATAAGTGGAAGGACGCCAAGGGCGTGACCCACTACACCGAAACCCCGCCACCGACCGGCCAGCGCTATGAAGCGCGCCAGATCGATGCGCGCAGCGGTACCGCCGCCGTTGCCGCAGCACCGACAGCGGCGCCCGAATCCGCCGACTGCCTTACCGCACGCCGCAACCTGGAATTGCTCAGCGGCAAGGGTGATGTCTCCATGGCTGCCGGCGCCGATGGCAAGCCTGGCGCCGTATTGGACCAGGAAACCCGCGCGACCCAACGAAACCTGGCCGATGCCGCCGTCAAGGCGTACTGCAAGCCGGCAGCCACGGGCGGCCCGGCGACCCAATAG
- the pssA gene encoding CDP-diacylglycerol--serine O-phosphatidyltransferase, whose translation MDEMRPPPRSRTIYLLPNLFTTAGLFSGFYAIIAAANGQFVQAAMAVFVAAVMDGLDGRVARLTNTSSEFGVQYDSLADLVSFGMAPALVMYHWSLSALKYDSNVMGRVGWSAAFLYAACAALRLARFNTQVGVVDKRWFIGLASPAAAGLMMSFVWAFADDSLGFDGEQLRYVALAITVVSALLMVSRMRFWSFKGGARGPRADRVPFLALAIATVVIALLVIDLARSFLVIGVLYALSGPLMWLWRRWRRVPELP comes from the coding sequence ATGGATGAGATGAGACCGCCCCCGCGCTCGCGCACGATTTACCTGCTGCCGAACCTGTTCACCACTGCCGGGCTGTTTTCCGGTTTCTACGCGATCATCGCCGCCGCCAATGGGCAGTTCGTCCAGGCCGCCATGGCGGTGTTCGTGGCTGCGGTGATGGACGGGCTGGATGGTCGGGTTGCGCGCCTGACCAATACCAGCAGCGAATTCGGCGTGCAGTACGACTCGCTGGCCGATCTGGTCAGCTTCGGCATGGCCCCGGCGCTGGTGATGTACCACTGGTCGCTGTCGGCGCTGAAGTACGACAGCAATGTGATGGGCCGGGTCGGTTGGTCGGCTGCCTTCCTGTACGCGGCCTGCGCCGCGTTGCGGCTGGCACGTTTTAATACCCAGGTCGGCGTGGTCGACAAGCGCTGGTTCATTGGTCTGGCGAGTCCCGCGGCGGCTGGGCTGATGATGTCCTTCGTGTGGGCGTTTGCGGACGACAGCCTGGGGTTCGATGGCGAGCAGCTGCGCTATGTGGCGTTGGCGATCACGGTGGTCTCGGCATTGTTGATGGTCAGCCGGATGCGCTTCTGGAGCTTCAAGGGTGGTGCCCGTGGTCCACGTGCCGACCGCGTGCCATTCCTGGCGTTGGCGATCGCCACGGTGGTGATTGCGCTATTGGTGATCGACCTGGCGCGCTCCTTTCTGGTGATCGGCGTGCTGTATGCCTTGTCTGGCCCGCTGATGTGGCTGTGGCGACGTTGGCGGCGCGTGCCAGAGCTGCCATGA